One window from the genome of Lentibacillus daqui encodes:
- the glpX gene encoding class II fructose-bisphosphatase: MQSLLLNFLNVTESAAIAALPWIGSGDKIAADNAATNVMRSMLNQLAMDGTVVIGEGEIDEAPMLFIGEKLGAGYGPDVDIAVDPIEGTTPTVKGQPNAITVIAAAPKGTLLHAPDMYMEKIAVGPKARGEINIDYSLYENMKAVAQANGKQMNELNICVQDRPRHKEYIDTIRKTGAKVHLFNDGDVIYAMATCMENSGVDMFIGIGGAPEGVLGAVAVKCLGGEMQAKLKPRNDAEITRCLQMGLPDAESPLSHQQLIGSDDCVFAATGITDNLFLNGIRMDNEGLVTKSILIYGREQKIRYVESKLALQEAVL, translated from the coding sequence ATGCAAAGTTTGTTATTAAATTTTTTAAATGTAACCGAGTCAGCTGCGATTGCCGCTTTACCATGGATTGGAAGCGGCGATAAGATTGCAGCAGATAATGCGGCCACAAATGTGATGCGCAGTATGCTGAATCAATTAGCGATGGATGGCACGGTTGTCATTGGTGAGGGAGAAATTGATGAAGCACCAATGCTTTTTATTGGCGAAAAATTGGGTGCGGGGTATGGACCAGATGTGGATATTGCGGTAGATCCAATTGAAGGGACGACACCTACCGTAAAAGGGCAACCGAATGCCATTACTGTGATAGCTGCAGCACCAAAGGGAACATTACTTCATGCCCCAGACATGTATATGGAAAAAATTGCAGTTGGTCCAAAGGCAAGGGGTGAAATTAACATTGACTATTCGCTTTATGAAAATATGAAAGCGGTAGCTCAAGCAAACGGAAAACAAATGAATGAGTTAAATATTTGTGTTCAAGATCGACCGAGGCATAAGGAATATATCGATACCATTCGGAAAACGGGTGCCAAGGTGCACTTGTTTAATGATGGTGATGTCATTTATGCAATGGCAACATGTATGGAAAATAGTGGTGTCGATATGTTTATTGGAATTGGCGGAGCACCAGAAGGCGTTTTGGGTGCTGTTGCTGTTAAATGTCTGGGAGGAGAAATGCAGGCTAAACTCAAACCTCGTAACGATGCAGAAATAACGAGATGTCTGCAGATGGGTTTACCGGATGCGGAAAGTCCATTGAGCCATCAACAACTAATTGGATCTGACGATTGTGTTTTTGCGGCTACAGGTATTACCGATAATCTATTTCTAAATGGAATAAGGATGGATAATGAAGGTCTTGTTACAAAATCTATTCTTATTTATGGAAGAGAACAAAAAATACGTTACGTTGAAAGCAAACTCGCGTTGCAGGAAGCTGTATTGTAA
- a CDS encoding LL-diaminopimelate aminotransferase, with amino-acid sequence MNITLSDKMAHFQTSIFSELSNYKKQKLQAGMEMIDLSVGSPDLPPAPFVIEELTKNAQDPTQYGYTLTGTESLHQAITDYYRKNYGVEISAENETWMVMGSQDGLVHLPMVLTNPGDIILLPDPGYTAYDTGLSLADATPYRMPLKEENGFLPDLEAIPESIKQRAKMMVLNFPGNPVPTLATREFFQQVVAFAKKYQIAVLHDFAYSELYYEDEKPISFLSVDGAKDVGVEFNSFSKSFNLAGCRIGYVVGNSTIVNGLSRLKSNLDYGVFLPIQKAAICALQNSTDFSEKLRSVYKGRRNILVDGLNALGWKVDTPKASMFLWAKVPEGFTSTAFTYRLMDEAGIVVVPGNAFGESGEGYVRIGLVQPKYVLEQAVEKIETSGLFSIVKS; translated from the coding sequence ATGAACATAACTTTATCAGATAAAATGGCGCATTTTCAAACATCCATTTTTAGTGAACTATCCAATTATAAAAAGCAAAAACTTCAGGCAGGAATGGAAATGATCGATTTAAGTGTTGGAAGTCCAGATTTACCACCCGCTCCATTTGTCATTGAAGAACTGACAAAGAATGCGCAAGATCCTACCCAGTACGGCTACACATTAACCGGCACCGAATCACTTCATCAGGCGATTACTGATTATTATAGAAAGAACTATGGTGTTGAAATTAGCGCGGAAAATGAAACATGGATGGTGATGGGGTCTCAGGATGGTCTGGTTCATTTGCCGATGGTATTGACCAATCCCGGCGATATCATCCTACTACCTGATCCCGGATATACAGCCTATGATACGGGTCTTTCCTTGGCCGATGCCACGCCATACCGAATGCCATTAAAAGAAGAAAACGGATTTTTGCCCGATTTAGAAGCGATACCGGAAAGCATCAAACAGCGGGCCAAAATGATGGTGTTGAACTTCCCGGGTAATCCTGTTCCCACTTTAGCAACAAGGGAATTCTTTCAACAGGTAGTCGCCTTTGCTAAAAAATATCAGATTGCGGTACTTCACGATTTTGCTTATTCAGAACTATATTACGAAGACGAGAAGCCAATTAGCTTCCTATCCGTTGACGGGGCAAAAGATGTTGGCGTTGAATTCAATTCGTTCTCCAAAAGCTTTAACTTAGCCGGCTGCCGAATTGGCTATGTCGTTGGAAATTCCACCATTGTTAATGGATTAAGCCGATTGAAATCAAACCTGGACTATGGCGTGTTCCTTCCTATTCAAAAGGCGGCAATTTGTGCTTTGCAGAATTCTACTGATTTCAGTGAAAAGTTAAGATCTGTCTATAAAGGACGAAGAAATATTTTAGTAGACGGATTAAATGCTTTAGGTTGGAAAGTGGACACACCTAAGGCTTCGATGTTTCTTTGGGCGAAAGTTCCTGAAGGGTTTACATCGACGGCGTTTACCTACCGATTAATGGATGAAGCAGGAATTGTCGTTGTGCCCGGGAATGCATTCGGTGAATCGGGTGAAGGTTATGTACGGATTGGATTGGTACAGCCGAAATACGTTTTGGAGCAAGCTGTGGAGAAGATAGAGACTAGTGGATTGTTTTCAATTGTAAAAAGTTAA
- a CDS encoding DUF3870 domain-containing protein: protein MYNQNTIYVIGDAKAPQNNPITKRYSQFFLALVVDATSDEIVDCECSSTIQLTNQFVRSLFIGRDINDINVEEDIRKRYQGASQKALIVAFHDAINKYDQAKAALTT, encoded by the coding sequence TTGTATAACCAGAATACCATCTATGTGATCGGGGATGCGAAGGCACCACAGAATAATCCGATTACCAAGAGATACAGTCAATTTTTTCTGGCATTAGTTGTTGATGCTACCAGCGATGAAATTGTCGATTGCGAATGTTCTTCGACGATTCAGCTGACCAATCAGTTTGTCCGTTCCTTATTTATTGGTCGTGATATAAACGATATCAACGTAGAGGAAGATATTCGCAAACGGTATCAGGGTGCCTCACAAAAAGCTTTGATTGTCGCATTTCATGATGCCATAAATAAATATGATCAAGCAAAAGCTGCTTTGACTACATGA
- a CDS encoding DUF819 family protein gives MITDGFMYIGVLVALAALMVGIENKFSSNRFFKFIPGIVLIYIGAAFLQTIGLFDNEATEAAYSNVKDALLPAMLMIMLLKCDIRSIMRLGPRMLGGYLVAVISIFLGFIIVYAVFQSFYATDTWRAFGALAGSWTGGSANMVALQGILKVPENIFGYALMMDTINYAVWVMFMFWLVPFAGAFNRWTKADTSFMQNGFEEAAATQEDDHGPQFKHIMYLLGIGLLVSALSTFVGDHLPEVGDVINATTWTIMIASVVGLILGQTRVSRIPGALDVSNVMLYIIVALIASQSDFSQIAQAPIYLISGFLILLIHLVIMLLLAKWFKYDLFTLGIASLANIGGMASAPMLAAAYSRTLIPVGVIMALIGSFLGTYFGMLIGNILSML, from the coding sequence ATGATTACAGATGGTTTTATGTACATCGGCGTCTTGGTGGCACTGGCTGCCTTGATGGTGGGAATTGAAAACAAATTTAGTTCCAATCGCTTTTTTAAATTTATTCCGGGCATTGTCCTCATTTATATTGGGGCAGCTTTCTTGCAAACAATCGGCCTGTTTGATAATGAAGCGACTGAAGCTGCCTATTCCAATGTGAAAGATGCCTTACTTCCGGCGATGCTGATGATTATGCTGTTGAAATGCGATATCAGAAGTATTATGAGACTTGGACCGCGCATGCTTGGTGGTTACTTGGTAGCTGTTATTAGCATCTTTCTTGGATTTATAATCGTCTATGCTGTTTTCCAATCTTTTTATGCTACAGATACCTGGCGTGCTTTTGGTGCGCTTGCCGGCAGCTGGACAGGCGGATCGGCCAATATGGTTGCTTTGCAGGGAATTCTTAAGGTGCCGGAAAATATTTTTGGTTATGCACTAATGATGGATACCATTAATTATGCGGTCTGGGTGATGTTTATGTTTTGGCTCGTACCTTTTGCTGGTGCATTTAACCGCTGGACAAAGGCAGATACCAGCTTTATGCAAAATGGGTTTGAAGAAGCGGCTGCGACTCAGGAGGATGATCACGGTCCACAATTCAAGCATATCATGTACCTCTTGGGTATTGGTCTCCTCGTATCCGCATTATCTACATTCGTTGGGGATCATTTGCCGGAAGTTGGCGATGTGATCAATGCCACGACTTGGACAATTATGATTGCTTCTGTTGTTGGTCTGATTCTTGGGCAAACACGGGTATCCCGGATTCCCGGGGCATTGGATGTTTCCAATGTAATGCTTTATATTATCGTGGCACTAATCGCCTCGCAATCGGACTTTTCCCAGATTGCTCAGGCACCGATTTATCTTATTTCCGGTTTTCTGATTTTGCTGATTCATTTGGTTATCATGTTGTTGCTCGCAAAATGGTTTAAATATGATCTATTTACACTTGGGATTGCCAGTCTTGCCAATATCGGCGGGATGGCTTCAGCACCAATGCTTGCGGCCGCATATAGCCGGACGTTGATTCCGGTTGGCGTCATTATGGCATTGATTGGGTCATTTCTTGGAACGTATTTCGGTATGTTGATCGGAAATATTCTGAGCATGTTGTAA
- a CDS encoding dipeptide epimerase: protein MRIRDLQVTHRNIPLHTPFKTALRTATEIESIEVTIELENGITGKGAAAPTWVITGDSMESIQAALLGPIKQALVEKDIYHFQGLLDVVQTCCIGNTSAKAAADTALYDAYSRLLQVPLYQLLGGNKPLQTSMTIGVDTPEKMAADAKKCAADGFSRLKIKVGAQPELDIARITAIREAVPEEVMLRLDANQGWKPKQAVQLIKQMEVMNAGIEFIEQPVAARELDELKYVTDHVNIPIMADESLFSPKDALHLVGGHYVDLLNIKLMKCGGIANAWKIASLAEVGGVACMIGSMMEPSHSVGAAAHFAAAHPNVVYFDLDAPLWLAEAPTAIAYKGEDITLSTNPGIG from the coding sequence ATGCGTATCCGAGATTTGCAGGTTACACACCGCAATATCCCGTTGCACACACCATTTAAAACGGCGTTAAGAACAGCAACTGAAATCGAAAGTATCGAGGTAACAATTGAATTAGAAAACGGGATCACTGGCAAGGGGGCAGCAGCGCCAACTTGGGTGATTACCGGTGATTCAATGGAAAGTATTCAGGCTGCTTTGCTTGGGCCGATTAAGCAGGCATTAGTTGAAAAAGATATCTATCATTTTCAGGGATTGCTAGATGTGGTTCAAACATGCTGCATTGGGAATACAAGTGCAAAGGCAGCGGCTGATACGGCACTATATGATGCATACAGTAGATTGCTGCAAGTACCACTTTATCAGTTGTTGGGAGGCAACAAACCACTTCAAACTTCAATGACGATTGGCGTGGATACACCAGAAAAAATGGCGGCGGACGCGAAGAAATGTGCAGCAGATGGGTTTAGTCGCCTGAAAATTAAAGTTGGTGCTCAACCCGAACTGGATATTGCCCGGATCACCGCTATCCGCGAGGCTGTACCAGAAGAAGTGATGTTGCGGTTAGATGCCAATCAAGGATGGAAGCCAAAACAGGCGGTCCAACTGATAAAGCAAATGGAAGTCATGAATGCCGGCATTGAATTTATTGAACAGCCTGTCGCAGCCCGGGAGTTAGATGAACTAAAGTATGTGACTGATCATGTCAACATTCCGATCATGGCGGATGAAAGTTTATTTTCTCCAAAGGATGCACTTCATTTGGTTGGTGGTCATTATGTAGATTTGTTGAATATTAAACTGATGAAATGCGGAGGAATAGCAAATGCCTGGAAGATTGCTAGTTTGGCAGAAGTTGGTGGTGTTGCCTGTATGATCGGCAGCATGATGGAACCGTCTCACTCGGTTGGAGCAGCCGCCCATTTCGCCGCCGCCCATCCGAATGTGGTTTATTTCGATTTGGATGCACCATTATGGCTAGCTGAAGCACCAACAGCAATCGCGTATAAAGGAGAGGACATCACTCTATCCACAAATCCCGGAATTGGGTAG
- a CDS encoding C40 family peptidase, protein MQIITVLLFGSMIVFPSVSHAEDRENYTQKETAYIDVAVATLWTAPDILREVDAPSATNPVDMWKWKRDMTYEQQVQLSDDGMLETQALYGNKVHILEKAGDWVKVAVAGQPSPDEELGYSGWMPKSQLTYTKKFDAKASESFVLVNSPTAFLYQTPSFHHQGIELSYNTRLPYLGETKNAYRVMKPDGKHAWISKKDGYHYDSQEAIPTPTGEDLVNTGKQFLGLHYLWAGMSGFGFDCSGFTFTMYQSHGITIPRDSSVQATHGEPVDFENMKPGDLLFFAHDQGKGNVHHVAMYAGNGMMIHSPNSKKDVEIIPVKTKGYYEELSGIRRYLPDVK, encoded by the coding sequence ATTCAAATCATAACTGTTTTGCTATTTGGTAGTATGATAGTTTTTCCTTCCGTATCCCATGCGGAGGACAGAGAGAATTATACGCAAAAAGAAACCGCTTATATCGATGTAGCTGTGGCAACACTCTGGACGGCACCAGATATTTTACGCGAAGTAGATGCACCCTCAGCTACAAATCCAGTCGATATGTGGAAATGGAAACGTGATATGACGTATGAACAACAGGTTCAGCTTTCTGATGACGGTATGCTGGAAACACAGGCACTTTACGGCAACAAGGTTCACATTTTAGAAAAAGCTGGCGATTGGGTAAAGGTTGCTGTAGCCGGACAACCTTCACCGGATGAGGAATTGGGATATAGTGGCTGGATGCCGAAATCCCAATTAACATATACGAAAAAGTTTGATGCTAAAGCGAGCGAATCATTTGTATTAGTTAACTCGCCAACTGCATTTCTCTACCAGACACCATCGTTTCACCACCAAGGAATTGAATTAAGCTACAATACTCGTCTACCATATTTAGGTGAAACGAAGAACGCATATCGGGTGATGAAACCGGATGGCAAACATGCTTGGATTAGTAAAAAAGATGGTTATCATTATGATTCACAGGAAGCTATTCCAACGCCAACTGGGGAAGATCTGGTGAACACTGGTAAACAATTTTTGGGACTGCATTATCTTTGGGCTGGAATGAGTGGTTTCGGTTTCGATTGTTCCGGATTTACGTTCACAATGTATCAGTCGCATGGTATCACGATTCCACGTGATTCCAGTGTGCAGGCAACACATGGAGAACCAGTCGACTTTGAAAATATGAAACCAGGCGATCTGCTATTTTTTGCCCATGATCAAGGAAAAGGCAATGTACACCATGTCGCCATGTATGCTGGAAATGGCATGATGATTCATTCACCGAACTCGAAAAAAGATGTGGAAATCATCCCGGTCAAAACCAAAGGGTACTACGAGGAACTTTCCGGAATACGGAGATATCTTCCAGATGTAAAATAA
- a CDS encoding TIGR02679 domain-containing protein, which produces MEKGISVVLQNPTAEEKRAISGLLGKDYSKSKSIKLTAEKIEKAILKTKFGKSLDSISFEEIVEAYHGEPLVSNREEEMRFLSERNTYFNALESDASSRLFVSLIDWIRRTKYNRFYQMYNQDLTALTKAMQHLDQAFALFPLEDYEYLAVFASRATGNPHAFDANENEGKLFLYALQIIYSLQQHWEIRELNAEERAELLYEFRIMTDDLLNFVSVFQALGVNKNGKENMLLHGAAEEQSFFHLPLKEIVKLDSVTSASGKSRLFMIENSSVASHVVSELIKHDLNETIVSGNGQFKIATLKFLDAFVENGGTVYYSGDFDPEGILMAFKLKKRYGDQVSYWNYGLDNYHMALSDEPVSERRLKQLNNIDDPALQPLIQELSKVKRSGYQEKILTKMIEDLKQEKDPSGT; this is translated from the coding sequence GTGGAAAAAGGAATTTCTGTTGTATTGCAAAACCCTACTGCAGAGGAAAAACGGGCCATATCCGGGTTGCTTGGCAAGGACTATTCCAAGAGTAAATCGATTAAATTAACTGCTGAGAAAATAGAAAAAGCCATTTTGAAAACAAAATTTGGCAAAAGCCTGGACTCCATTTCTTTTGAAGAAATCGTTGAGGCTTATCATGGCGAGCCATTAGTAAGCAACCGGGAAGAAGAAATGCGTTTCCTGTCAGAAAGAAACACCTATTTTAACGCGTTGGAAAGTGACGCCAGCTCCCGTTTATTTGTTTCATTGATAGATTGGATCAGAAGAACAAAGTACAATCGATTTTACCAAATGTACAATCAGGATCTTACTGCGTTAACCAAAGCAATGCAACATTTGGATCAGGCATTTGCTTTATTCCCTTTGGAGGACTATGAATATCTGGCGGTCTTCGCTTCCCGTGCAACTGGGAACCCACATGCGTTTGACGCAAATGAAAATGAAGGAAAACTGTTTCTTTATGCATTGCAAATCATCTATTCATTGCAACAACATTGGGAAATCAGGGAATTGAATGCAGAAGAACGTGCAGAATTATTGTACGAATTTCGCATCATGACAGACGACTTATTGAATTTTGTTTCCGTCTTTCAGGCACTTGGCGTAAATAAAAACGGAAAAGAAAATATGCTGCTCCATGGTGCCGCAGAAGAACAATCATTTTTTCATTTACCTTTGAAAGAAATTGTTAAATTGGACAGTGTCACATCTGCTTCTGGCAAAAGCCGACTTTTCATGATCGAAAACTCCAGTGTGGCCTCTCATGTAGTAAGCGAACTGATCAAGCATGATTTAAATGAAACTATCGTATCAGGCAATGGACAATTTAAAATAGCCACCCTGAAATTCCTCGATGCCTTTGTCGAAAACGGTGGGACAGTCTATTATAGCGGAGATTTTGATCCTGAGGGAATATTAATGGCATTCAAATTGAAAAAGCGCTACGGAGATCAAGTAAGTTATTGGAACTATGGCCTGGACAATTACCATATGGCATTATCAGATGAGCCAGTTTCGGAAAGAAGATTAAAGCAATTGAACAATATTGATGATCCAGCACTACAACCGCTTATACAAGAATTAAGTAAGGTCAAACGAAGCGGCTATCAAGAGAAAATATTGACAAAGATGATAGAAGATTTGAAGCAGGAAAAAGATCCAAGCGGGACTTAG